Proteins encoded in a region of the Deltaproteobacteria bacterium genome:
- a CDS encoding FAD binding domain-containing protein, which yields MRSFIHVNARTVAEACGYLRQYKGRAVLHAGGTDLLATLKAENLSVYPEAVINIKTIPGLDSLEARGYGLTIGANAKLSQIINSPLVRDRYPLLAEAAQSVATPQIRNAATIGGNLCQDVRCWYYRYPRHIGGPVQCARKGSGSCLAVKGDNRYQAVMEARKCFAVGPSDMAVALAALDARLVISGPDGQRTVVMTDFYGSLSKRLEKDEIIYAIEVPGGSEGAAQRFLKFTLRKPIDFAIVSVAVVVTVEKGLCLDASIALGALAPGPVRARKAEEVLTGRPINEETAAEASDQALAGARPLSMNAYKIPIAKTLIKRAILG from the coding sequence ATGAGGTCGTTTATCCATGTTAATGCCCGAACCGTGGCCGAGGCCTGCGGATACCTCCGGCAGTATAAGGGGAGGGCGGTCCTTCATGCCGGGGGCACCGACCTCCTGGCCACCCTTAAGGCTGAGAACCTGTCCGTCTACCCGGAGGCGGTCATCAACATCAAGACCATTCCCGGTCTCGATTCCCTGGAGGCAAGGGGATATGGATTGACCATAGGCGCGAATGCCAAACTTTCCCAGATCATTAATTCCCCTCTAGTTAGGGACCGGTACCCGCTCCTGGCCGAGGCGGCCCAGTCCGTAGCGACGCCCCAGATTCGCAATGCGGCCACCATTGGCGGAAACCTGTGCCAGGATGTGCGCTGCTGGTATTACCGCTATCCGCGACATATCGGCGGCCCCGTGCAATGTGCCCGGAAAGGAAGCGGGTCCTGTTTGGCCGTAAAGGGGGACAATCGCTATCAGGCCGTTATGGAGGCCAGGAAATGTTTTGCCGTAGGCCCTTCGGATATGGCCGTGGCCCTGGCCGCCCTCGACGCCCGCCTGGTCATTTCCGGACCCGACGGCCAAAGGACCGTAGTAATGACGGATTTTTATGGGTCCCTTTCCAAGAGGTTGGAAAAGGATGAAATAATCTATGCCATCGAGGTCCCCGGAGGTTCTGAGGGGGCCGCACAAAGGTTTCTGAAATTCACCTTAAGGAAACCGATAGATTTTGCCATCGTGAGCGTGGCCGTGGTCGTGACCGTCGAGAAAGGCCTGTGCCTGGACGCCAGTATTGCCCTCGGGGCCCTGGCCCCCGGACCGGTGCGGGCCAGGAAAGCCGAGGAGGTTCTTACGGGAAGACCCATTAATGAGGAAACAGCCGCCGAGGCTTCGGACCAAGCCCTGGCAGGCGCCCGACCTCTCAGCATGAATGCTTACAAGATCCCCATCGCCAAGACCCTGATCAAAAGGGCGATCCTGGGGTGA